The following are from one region of the Aspergillus chevalieri M1 DNA, chromosome 1, nearly complete sequence genome:
- a CDS encoding glycoside hydrolase family 76 protein (CAZy:GH76;~COG:G;~EggNog:ENOG410PFRH;~InterPro:IPR005198,IPR008928,IPR014480;~PFAM:PF03663;~SECRETED:SignalP(1-25);~TransMembrane:1 (n7-18c25/26o438-460i);~go_function: GO:0008496 - mannan endo-1,6-alpha-mannosidase activity [Evidence IEA];~go_process: GO:0005975 - carbohydrate metabolic process [Evidence IEA];~go_process: GO:0016052 - carbohydrate catabolic process [Evidence IEA]), which produces MIMAPQWLQSLFLAVLLAGQGMVNGLTLDVDDEASIKDIAGKAAYNTMSYYHSNESDSDLVPGKLPGTWWEGGALFMTLMQYWHWTGDDSYNDVTQQGMLWQKGNDDYFPDNQSNYLGNDDQVFWGLAAITAAELNFPERKGDSSWVSLAQGVFNTQVPRWDTTACGGGLRWQIWPYQGGYMIKNAVSNGGLFQLAARLARYTGNQTYFDWAEKIWDWSATTPLLKQSDWTIADTTNMQANCTDHGDLQWTYNYGQYLGGAAYMYNITNGDQKWKEGIDGLLGTTFRTFFPKKYGGQTMSEISCEPNMKCDRNQDCFKGFLSSWLTGMAELVPYTYDEIMPKILESAKGAAQQCSGGDDGTQCGRRWYQDTWDGSTSMESDMSALSVISSTMFVHKRNQQGPFTADTGGKSESDPTAGTADENEQPGKLPDISTGDRAGAGIVTVVFVAMWGVAMTWMVYGG; this is translated from the exons ATGATCATGGCACCTCAATGGCTTCAATCTCTGTTCCTGGCCGTTCTTCTGGCTGGCCAGGGCATGGTTAACGGCCTCACTCTTGACGTGGACGATGAGG CATCCATCAAAGATATCGCCGGAAAAGCCGCCTACAACACCATGTCCTACTACCACTCCAACGAATCCGATAGCGATCTCGTCCCCGGAAAGCTGCCCGGTACCTGGTGGGAAGGTGGCGCCCTGTTCATGACCCTCATGCAGTACTGGCATTGGACCGGCGACGACTCCTACAACGATGTCACCCAGCAGGGCATGTTATGGCAAAAGGGCAATGACGACTACTTCCCCGACAACCAGAGCAACTATCTCGGAAACGATGATCAAGTCTTTTGGGGCTTGGCCGCCATTACCGCCGCCGAACTCAACTTCCCTGAGCGCAAAGGCGACTCGTCGTGGGTATCGCTAGCACAGGGTGTATTCAATACTCAGGTACCTCGTTGGGATACCACTGCCTGCGGTGGTGGTTTGCGTTGGCAGATTTGGCCCTACCAGGGAGGATACATGATCAAGAACGCCGTTTCCAACGGTGGTCTCTTTCAGCTGGCCGCTCGTCTGGCTCGCTATACCGGCAACCAAACCTATTTCGACTGGGCGGAAAAGATCTGGGATTGGAGTGCCACGACCCCGTTGTTGAAACAATCTGACTGGACCATTGCCGATACCACCAACATGCAGGCAAACTGCACCGATCATGGTGACCTCCAGTGGACCTACAATTATGGTCAATACCTCGGTGGAGCCGCCTACATGTACAACATT ACAAATGGAGATCAGAAGTGGAAAGAAGGCATCGACGGCTTGCTTGGGACCACCTTCCGCACCTTCTTTCCCAAGAAGTATGGCGGCCAGACCATGTCCGAAATCTCCTGTGAGCCAAACATGAAATGTGACCGGAACCAAGACTGTTTCAAGGGTTTCCTGTCTTCATGGTTGACGGGTATGGCGGAGCTTGTACCCTACACGTACGACGAGATTATGCCCAAGATTCTTGAATCAGCCAAAGGAGCTGCCCAGCAATGCTCGGGCGGGGATGACGGCACCCAGTGTGGACGACGATGGTACCAAGACACGTGGGATGGGTCGACGTCGATGGAGTCGGACATGAGTGCATTGAGCGTCATTTCATCCACCATGTTCGTTCACAAAAGGAACCAACAGGGGCCCTTCACTGCCGACACAGGCGGAAAAAGTGAGAGTGACCCCACTGCGGGTACCGCAGACGAAAACGAGCAGCCCGGCAAGTTACCGGACATTTCAACAGGAGACCGTGCCGGGGCTGGGATTGTGACCGTGGTGTTTGTGGCCATGTGGGGTGTCGCCATGACCTGGATGGTATATGGGGGTTAA
- a CDS encoding uncharacterized protein (COG:S;~EggNog:ENOG410PYU2) — MSAVLLFCTAQVPAQLINKLMEDCILPDPDFTMNFFSLVRTPDQPDVDDWATEPPVDYFTTGFLGKTDAELRRFPTERIPQVEHGQTVDKRWVAVLDEQSMSTQTVVLHNSYAKSLWDEVRPGEPIPAGGKSFEDGRIWWKWRVPFKHAWTFYNSLESDPTATTLNQYARPELHKDGVVDMDTVQKIMDGDMTIEDLS, encoded by the exons ATGTCCGCTGTTCTCCTCTTTTGCACCGCCCAGGTGCCAGCGCAA CTCATCAACAAACTCATGGAAGACTGCATTCTTCCCGACCCCGATTTCACAATGAACTTCTTCAGCCTTGTCCGCACCCCCGACCAACCCGACGTCGACGACTGGGCGACCGAACCCCCAGTCGATTATTTCACCACCGGTTTCCTGGGCAAGACAGATGCCGAACTGCGCCGGTTTCCCACAGAGCGCATTCCCCAGGTGGAACATGGGCAGACTGTTGACAAGAGGTGGGTTGCCGTTTTGGATGAGCAGTCTATGAGCACGCAGACGGTCGTCCTGCACAACTCGTATGCGAAAAGTCTGTGGGATGAAGTTCGTCCGGGGGAGCCCATTCCCGCTGGCGGGAAGTCCTTTGAGGACGGCCGGATTTGGTGGAAATGGCGCGTTCCGTTTAAACACGCGTGGACGTTTTATAATAGTCTTGAAAGTGACCCTACGGCTACAACGTTGAATCAGTATGCGAGGCCGGAGTTGCATAAGGACGGGGTGGTGGATATGGACACAGTACAGAAGATCATGGATGGTGACATGACAATAGAGGACCTTAGTTAA
- a CDS encoding uncharacterized protein (COG:S;~EggNog:ENOG410Q264): MKGQGTVSFDFDCYLILCKGVSPILQRIDKDTDEANRKASGAAADPFRNVLKDKIPPKNPDWHKNEAFESPEEFPFASSAQEGSK, from the exons ATGAAGGGTCAGGGTACAGTTTCGTTTGACTTTGATTGTTACTTGATCCTGTGCAAGGGTGTCTCTCCTATCTT ACAACGAATCGACAAGGACACAGACGAGGCCAACAGAAAAGCCAGTGGCGCGGCTGCTGACCCATTCAGAAATGTCCTCAAAGACAAGATTCCACCCAAGAACCCTGATTGGCACAAGAACGAGGCTTTTGAGTCGCCAGAGGAATTCCCATTTGCTTCATCAGCTCAGGAAGGATCCAAGTGA
- the ireA gene encoding bifunctional endoribonuclease/protein kinase IRE1 (BUSCO:EOG09260P2K;~COG:T;~EggNog:ENOG410PFXN;~InterPro:IPR015943,IPR008271,IPR018997,IPR018391, IPR010513,IPR038357,IPR011047,IPR000719,IPR011009;~PFAM:PF06479,PF00069,PF07714;~SECRETED:SignalP(1-27);~TransMembrane:1 (n8-21c25/26o514-532i);~go_function: GO:0004540 - ribonuclease activity [Evidence IEA];~go_function: GO:0004672 - protein kinase activity [Evidence IEA];~go_function: GO:0005515 - protein binding [Evidence IEA];~go_function: GO:0005524 - ATP binding [Evidence IEA];~go_process: GO:0006397 - mRNA processing [Evidence IEA];~go_process: GO:0006468 - protein phosphorylation [Evidence IEA]): MRWRLSGACSTLPASVALLLLPVLVAPQQLQEPLHSHRNAYNDHAPAVSVPLHSTGPSHNAINVKSNDASALTTLALAGPGRAVRAPPAQASSPSSSAGLAPQLHARSLQDWEVEDFVLLATVDGSIHARDRHTGASRWALEVPSSPVVESIYHRANRSSFDSTQPEDDFIWIVEPSQHGSIYIYSPGPDAGLQKLGLTVKDLVDETPYSGIDPAVTYTARKETTLYTIDARTGNILRVFSSRGPLPSGAECRKVDDGFDGVTDACESTSGTLVLGRVEYAVAIQNTETGDPICTLKYSEWTPNNRDVDLQTQYFSSMDQSHIYSMHDGIILGFDHSRMERPRYTQRFSSPVVRVFDVVRSANVESPDAPTPFVLLSQPLQPPDPDYGPLDERDERVFIDTTEAGGWYAMSEETYPLVTGRAKMAQCYEKDYFRHGQALMSLNPHQQRDALAGVHSLNGPRIVSRERPSIGGSSGTHDLSHHDLPHDLIRTPSELALPPALRHSTIIRKGWDNALDIFVTLLLLFFGTFIYFNSHNIQELAKQKLDLKNIISSDQPPLSTPSTPIVNGNTDVKREPSRIRPVPNVTVDLDVSAEQQARDQTPRPRRDRSASVPDTPLAGDASLAADATPRVRIREPSRGPDDEDDVEDLNLQSPEKPKKKARRGRRGGKSHKRNKKPGSEDDNKDQEDQVVKDVQNIQPMSRLGPDVQLSRTLPNEVVEMDGVVQIGRLKVHTDVVLGHGSHGTVVYRGSFDGRDVAVKRMLVEFYDIASHEVGLLQESDDHGNVIRYFCREQAAGFLYIALELCPASLQDVVERPAHYPALVGSGLDVPDMLRQIIGGVRYLHSLKIVHRDLKPQNILVAMPRGRTGSRSLRLLISDFGLCKKLDDNQSSFRATTAHAAGTSGWRAPELLVDDDKSPITQGVESQHTESSEPAVVDPQTNRRATRAIDIFSLGCVFYYVLTRGDHPFDKNGKFMREANIVKGNFNLDELQHLGDYAYEADDLIRSMLSLDPRKRPDASAVLMHPFFWPPSDRLAFLCDVSDHFEFEPRDPPSDALLCLESVAERVMGPEMDFLRLLPRDFKDSLGKQRKYTGSKMLDLLRALRNKRNHYNDMPAHLKAHIGGLPEGYLNFWTVRFPSLLMSCHSVIAELELTNIDRFKRYFSVMD, from the exons ATGCGGTGGCGGCTGTCTGGCGCCTGTTCGACTCTTCCCGCCAGCGTCGCCCTTCTCCTGCTCCCCGTTCTTGTCGCTCCGCAGCAGCTGCAGGAACCTCTCCATTCTCACCGCAACGCTTACAATGACCATGCCCCCGCCGTGTCCGTCCCTCTTCACTCGACCGGCCCGTCCCATAATGCGATAAATGTGAAATCCAACGATGCGAGCGCCCTGACAACCCTGGCTCTGGCCGGCCCCGGCCGCGCCGTTCGAGCCCCTCCTGCCCAGGCCAGCAGTCCCTCGTCGTCTGCCGGCCTGGCGCCGCAGCTGCATGCGCGGTCCCTGCAGGATTGGGAGGTTGAGGATTTTGTCCTGCTGGCGACCGTCGATGGTTCCATTCACGCCCGTGACCGCCACACCGGTGCTTCCCGTTGGGCTCTCGAGGTCCCGAGTAGCCCCGTCGTCGAGAGTATCTACCATCGAGCCAACCGGTCGAGTTTCGACAGCACCCAGCCTGAGGATGACTTTATCTGGATCGTCGAACCCAGCCAACATGGCAGTATCTACATCTACAGCCCCGGCCCCGATGCTGGTTTGCAAAAGTTGGGATTGACGGTGAAGGACCTCGTCGATGAGACCCCGTACTCCGGTATCGATCCGGCTGTCACATACACCGCTCGAAAGGAGACGACTCTGTATACCATCGATGCTCGTACCGGAAACATTCTGCGTGTGTTTAGTTCCCGTGGGCCACTCCCGTCCGGAGCCGAGTGCCGCAAGGTTGATGATGGCTTTGACGGTGTCACAGACGCATGTGAATCAACCAGTGGCACCTTGGTCCTGGGCCGAGTTGAATATGCCGTGGCTATTCAGAATACCGAAACTGGTGACCCTATTTGCACGCTCAAGTACTCCGAGTGGACCCCCAACAACCGCGACGTCGACCTCCAGACCCAGTACTTTAGTAGCATGGACCAGAGTCACATCTACAGCATGCACGATGGTATCATCCTGGGCTTTGACCACTCCCGCATGGAACGTCCCCGCTACACGCAACGTTTCTCGTCGCCCGTCGTTCGCGTTTTCGACGTCGTACGCTCCGCCAATGTCGAGTCCCCCGATGCCCCCACGCCCTTCGTTCTCCTCTCGCAGCCATTGCAGCCTCCCGACCCCGACTATGGACCTCTCGACGAACGGGATGAGCGGGTCTTCATCGATACTACCGAGGCAGGTGGCTGGTATGCCATGTCCGAAGAGACCTATCCATTGGTGACGGGACGGGCCAAGATGGCTCAGTGCTATGAGAAGGATTACTTCAGACATGGTCAAGCACTCATGAGTCTGAATCCTCACCAGCAGCGGGATGCTCTGGCTGGTGTGCATTCACTCAATGGCCCACGCATCGTCAGTCGGGAACGTCCGAGCATTGGTGGGTCATCGGGTACCCACGATCTATCCCATCACGATTTGCCCCACGATTTGATCAGGACCCCATCCGAATTGGCTTTGCCGCCCGCCCTGCGACACAGCACTATCATTCGCAAGGGATGGGACAATGCTCTGGACATTTTTGTCACCCTGCTGTTACTCTTCTTTGGCACCTTCATCTACTTCAATTCGCACAACATCCAAGAGTTGGCCAAGCAGAAGCTCGacttgaagaatatcatttcCTCGGACCAACCGCCCTTGTCAACTCCATCAACTCCCATTGTCAATGGCAACACGGATGTGAAGCGTGAACCCAGTCGGATCCGACCGGTGCCCAATGTTACAGTCGACCTGGATGTATCTGCGGAGCAACAAGCGCGGGACCAGACTCCAAGGCCACGGCGGGATCGCAGTGCCTCAGTTCCAGACACTCCATTAGCCGGCGACGCATCCTTGGCTGCCGACGCGACGCCTCGCGTCCGAATTCGGGAACCCTCTCGCGGTCctgatgacgaggatgatgtgGAGGATTTGAATCTCCAGAGCCCTGAGAaacccaagaagaaggcacgACGAGGTCGTCGTGGTGGCAAATCTCACAAGAGAAACAAGAAGCCCGGTAGTGaagacgacaacaaggatcagGAAGATCAGGTCGTGAAAGATGTCCAGAACATTCAGCCAATGTCGCGTCTGGGCCCCGACGTGCAGTTGTCTCGGACTCTGCCCAACGAAGTCGTTGAGATGGATGGTGTTGTCCAAATTGGCCGGTTGAAGGTGCACACGGATGTGGTTCTGGGCCACGGCAGTCATGGAACAGTTGTTTATCGAGGCTCGTTCGATGGCCGTGACGTGGCTGTCAAGCGTATGCTGGTCGAGTTCTACGACATTGCCTCGCATGAGGTTGGCTTGCTGCAGGAAAGTGATGATCACGGCAATGTCATTCGCTATTTCTGTCGCGAACAAGCGGCCGGCTTTTTATACATTGCTTTGGAACTATGTCCCGCCTCGCTGCAGGATGTTGTCGAACGACCGGCCCACTATCCCGCACTCGTTGGAAGCGGCCTTGACGTACCTGACATGTTGCGGCAAATCATTGGCGGCGTTCGCTATCTCCATTCTCTTAAGATTGTGCACCGTGACTTGAAGCCGCAAAATATTCTCGTGGCCATGCCTCGCGGCCGCACGGGATCGCGGTCTCTGCGATTGCTCATTTCGGACTTTGGCCTGTGCAAGAAGCTGGACGACAATCAAAGCTCGTTCCGTGCCACCACCGCTCATGCCGCAGGAACGTCTGGCTGGCGAGCACCTGAACTGCTGGTTGACGATGACAAGAGTCCGATCACACAAGGTGTTGAGTCTCAGCATACGGAATCCTCCGAGCCCGCAGTCGTGGATCCTCAAACCAACCGACGTGCCACACGTGCTATCGATATTTTCTCGCTGGGTTGTGTATTCTACTATGTGCTCACCCGGGGTGATCATCCGTTCGATAAGAATGGCAAGTTCATGCGGGAAGCCAACATTGTCAAGGGCAACTTTAATCTCGATGAGCTTCAGCATCTGGGAGACTATGCGTATGAGGCGGATGATTTGATTCGGTCTATGTTGTCATTGGACCCTCGCAAGCG CCCCGATGCCAGTGCAGTGTTGATGCACCCCTTCTTCTGGCCGCCATCGGACCGCCTCGCCTTCCTATGCGACGTGTCCGACCACTTTGAGTTTGAACCCCGGGATCCGCCCTCGGATGCTCTTTTATGTCTGGAATCGGTGGCCGAGCGGGTCATGGGACCTGAAATGGACTTTTTGCGCTTGCTCCCACGGGATTTCAAGGATAGTCTGGGCAAGCAACGCAAATACACGGGATCCAAGATGCTGGATCTGCTACGAGCGCTGCGCAACAAGCGCAACCACTACAACGATATGCCGGCGCATCTCAAGGCGCACATTGGCGGATTGCCGGAAGGATACCTGAACTTCTGGACCGTGCGATTCCCGAGTCTGTTGATGAGCTGCCACTCGGTGATTGCGGAACTGGAGTTGACAAACattgaccggttcaagcgGTACTTCAGCGTGATGGATTGA
- a CDS encoding uncharacterized protein (COG:S;~EggNog:ENOG410PXYG;~InterPro:IPR018844;~PFAM:PF10407): protein MVFLRLTVKIYPPEQIQSSSSFSFRSILSSDNDAGRNSSGAPAGKPASFLLVLENPEDVTLGGLAKMIQEKWTKLRPNAEPLQIKKMLDDNHDTDDLDVDMTAADVFVDRGLGQIDGRDQRGCLRVIQRPTPYSPARFPSVTLDWDAAAEDYERRIQDKRQAAAKSVHKFPTITEEDCQAGSVSGSQDGDRQYTPGNVTPAHQADELERRRDMPVLSVEKEHEIPGSPARWDEQPQIQEQDSQDNSEKTIAATPQHRRFESQELGGSPTPTRPSALSSEKMAATSQPRAATRGRAANRTINRIASESKSPPPAKGLHLTEQTPSLRHKTRSHTRRRISQLINPVEDDEEGEANGQDNGRQEGEGGEKDKGDNEKGNFDYDGDVAMDDDGIAPDAFTATEEAPEQDNANGDAPASRQTRLGKRKKSQEELQSNKEPRLDRAGTLTQERSESRRSSPSAMRKRERAPSFSGPGRHPSIMEQHSPSRPGLGLGITKSPPRKQLAKLDLKNFTKAPKLVLVDSSNREQPSNQTAVTAAPVWLSNAQKSLTQNDSTPAKPQTPADKVKSALRKEASADKRRSVSFSEKNSVIPVTDDSRSRLPSGSAAKEPKKTKDKKEKSPNAGQDKPPTPGITVYPGGVTAEKIQQILEEQKREAEKKKQEQEEMDREMREAKERNASSQYLTILAEIHRTRMWISENKNSGRQKTQQQLKSSRSRLDMYYRELESIKANPNGHSKTPEKKKKKRASEAAAEISEEPSTPSSNAKDTGSAKKKKAARRESSSTRSPKSPPKKTENEEAAPTETTNGDSAQTTEEREVGQETETALAETPSHSKRKTSPAEKAQNKEPVTASPRTRRSRRSFRPVDGADAMDIDQPSQPVPQPEPQQEGGQEDGQEMETEPEQEGEQEQEQPEEPEREPEPQPHDKEEDGDEQDEEQRQDQEQEQAETQHEPEPESEPKQQPEPEQRETTKGLETEQEPAQDRESEQEQQSEPEPEPEPEPEPEPEPEAEAEAETEQEAEPQSEQQPQEPEKQPEEPEMVPETSQPQTQEPQESQAEPSQQLPEKPQSQQSRLLYQKQSQSFPMSDDVNLPEIQTIRTLDQSKKPEERLAPQPTTEEPKPVSQEGKAKESSSEDEDGDETDSQTGSETGSGSDSDSGSGSGSDDDDEEVQGPELTKADLLRRANGANGTNGTSFARNRMTKSPAPSSQQQLPQSQPLPQNRYSSPRGSSQPPAQSQPQPHIQPFQSVNKTSARASLLGLKNMITSQKQEYDAQLQEARMATVTRKKDVFDPPSDSESEDESESDSDSDSDSDSDSDSDSDNVSGADDGDIQSSGTVGKLRKALQKK, encoded by the exons ATGGTCTTTCTACGCCTCACGGTCAAAATCTACCCTCCCGAGCAAATCCAGTCCAGctcatctttctccttccGCTCGATCCTCAGCAGTGATAACGATGCTGGCCGTAACTCATCGGGCGCGCCGGCTGGGAAGCCAGCGAGCTTCTTGCTCGTGCTGGAGAACCCAGAGGATGTGACGCTGGGTGGACTGGCGAAGATGATTCAGGAAAAGTGGACGAAGTTACGCCCTAATGCGGA GCCCCTGCAGATCAAAAAGATGCTTGACGACAACCATGACACCGATGATCTCGATGTCGATATGACTGCGGCCGACGTTTTTGTGGATAGAGGGTTGGGTCAAATCGACGGTCGGGACCAACGTGGTTGTCTGCGTGTGATTCAGAGACCTACGCCTTATTCACCTGCGAGATTCCCCTCTGTAACTTTGGACTGGGacgcggcggcggaggactACGAGCGCAGGATACAGGATAAGAGACAAGCAGCTGCGAAATCCGTACACAAGTTTCCTACGATTACTGAGGAGGACTGCCAGGCTGGATCTGTGTCTGGCAGCCAGGatggcgatcgacaatacaCGCCCGGCAACGTTACTCCCGCTCACCAAGCCGATGAACTCGAACGTCGCCGGGATATGCCTGTCTTATCGGTTGAGAAGGAGCATGAGATTCCTGGATCACCCGCACGCTGGGACGAGCAGCCACAAATACAAGAGCAGGACTCGCAGGACAACAGTGAGAAAACGATCGCGGCAACACCGCAACACAGACGGTTCGAGAGCCAGGAATTAGGTGGCTCACCAACACCGACACGTCCCTCTGCGCTTTCGTCTGAGAAAATGGCAGCCACTTCGCAACCACGCGCTGCGACCAGAGGCCGCGCCGCAAATCGCACGATCAATAGGATCGCGTCTGAGTCGAAATCTCCACCTCCGGCCAAAGGATTGCACCTAACTGAGCAAACGCCATCTCTCCGTCACAAGACACGATCTCACACCCGGCGGCGTATTTCCCAGTTAATCAATCCTGttgaggatgacgaggaaggtGAAGCAAACGGACAAGATAATGGAAGAcaggaaggagaaggaggagagaagGACAAGGGTGATAATGAGAAGGGGAACTTTGATTATGATGGTGACGTTGCAATGGATGACGATGGAATTGCCCCGGATGCTTTTACTGCTACGGAGGAAGCGCCTGAGCAAGACAACGCAAATGGTGATGCTCCCGCATCACGTCAAACCCGCCTTggcaagagaaagaagagccAGGAGGAATTACAGTCAAACAAGGAACCTCGACTGGATAGGGCTGGTACCCTAACTCAAGAACGTTCCGAGTCTCGTAGGAGCAGTCCTTCTGCCATGCGAAAACGTGAACGGGCACCTTCGTTCTCCGGACCTGGTCGTCACCCAAGCATCATGGAACAACACTCGCCTTCAAGACCGGGTCTTGGGCTAGGAATCACGAAGAGCCCCCCGCGGAAGCAGCTGGCCAAGCTTGACTTGAAAAATTTCACCAAGGCCCCCAAGCTTGTTCTTGTGGATTCGAGCAACAGGGAGCAGCCATCAAACCAGACAGCCGTCACTGCCGCACCCGTGTGGCTCAGTAACGCTCAGAAGTCGCTGACACAGAACGATTCAACACCTGCCAAACCGCAGACACCCGCAGACAAGGTCAAGTCGGCGCTACGCAAAGAGGCGTCGGCAGACAAGCGACGTTCTGTGTCGTTTTCAGAAAAGAATAGCGTGATCCCGGTTACTGATGACTCTCGCTCGAGATTGCCTTCAGGCTCTGCAGCTAAAGAGCCGAAAAAGACCAAGGACAAGAAGGAAAAATCACCCAATGCCGGGCAGGACAAGCCTCCGACTCCGGGAATAACTGTATACCCCGGAGGCGTCACTGCAGAGAAGATTCAGCAGATTCTTGAGGAACAAAAGCGGGAagcagagaagaagaaacaggAGCAAGAGGAGATGGACCGAGAGATGAGAGAAGCAAAGGAGCGCAATGCGAGCTCTCAGTATCTGACAATTTTGGCAGAGATTCACAGAACTCGGATGTGGATCTCGGAAAACAAGAACAGTGGCCGGCAAAAGACCCAGCAGCAGCTCAAGTCATCTCGTTCTAGGTTGGATATGTATTATCGGGAGCTCGAATCCATCAAAGCGAACCCGAACGGTCACTCCAAGACgccagagaaaaagaagaagaagcgcgcCTCGGAAGCTGCTGCTGAGATAAGCGAGGAGCCCAGCACCCCGTCGTCGAACGCCAAGGACACTGGTTCTgcgaaaaagaagaaggcagCTCGTCGCGAAAGTTCTTCGACAAGATCTCCGAAATCCCCTCCCAAGAAAaccgaaaatgaagaagcgGCCCCTACGGAGACGACGAATGGCGATTCCGCGCAAACGACGGAGGAACGTGAAGTTGGCCAGGAAACTGAAACCGCTCTTGCTGAGACTCCTTCGCATTCGAAGCGCAAGACAAGTCCTGCCGAGAAGGCTCAAAATAAGGAGCCGGTTACTGCATCGCCTAGAACACGTCGCTCTCGTCGTTCTTTCCGCCCGGTTGATGGGGCTGATGCGATGGATATAGATCAGCCGTCGCAGCCGGTGCCTCAACCTGAGCCTCAGCAGGAGGGGGGGCAGGAGGACGGGCAGGAGATGGAGACGGAACCCGAGCAGGAAGGGGAGCAGGAACAGGAACAGCCGGAGGAGCCTGAACGTGAACCGGAACCTCAGCCGCATGACaaggaagaggatggagaCGAACAGGATGAAGAGCAGAGGCAGGATCAAGAGCAGGAGCAGGCGGAAACCCAACACGAACCCGAGCCCGAGTCCGAACCCAAACAGCAACCTGAGCCTGAGCAGCGCGAAACCACAAAGGGACTCGAGACTGAGCAGGAGCCTGCGCAAGACCGAGAGTCCGAGCAAGAGCAGCAGtctgagcctgagcctgagcctgaacctgaacctgaacctgaacctgaacctgaggccgaggctgaggctgagacCGAGCAGGAAGCGGAACCTCAATCGGAGCAGCAACCACAAGAGCCGGAGAAACAGCCCGAAGAGCCGGAGATGGTACCTGAAACCTCGCAGCCCCAGACCCAGGAGCCTCAAGAATCGCAAGCTGAGCCCTCGCAACAATTGCCAGAAAAGCCACAATCCCAGCAGTCTCGACTGTTGTACCAGAAACAATCGCAGAGCTTTCCCATGTCTGATGATGTGAACCTGCCTGAGATTCAGACGATTCGTACCCTGGACCAATCGAAGAAACCGGAAGAGCGGCTTGCACCGCAACCTACCACTGAAGAACCGAAGCCCGTTTCTCAGGAGGGCAAGGCAAAGGAATCTTCTtctgaagacgaagacggaGACGAGACTGACTCCCAAACTGGGTCCGAAACCGGGTCTGGCTCCGACTCCGACTCAGGTTCCGGCTCAGGgtccgacgacgacgatgaagaagtgCAAGGCCCAGAATTAACCAAGGCTGATCTTCTTCGTCGCGCTAACGGTGCCAACGGTACCAACGGGACTAGCTTCGCGCGCAACAGAATGACCAAATCGCCGGCTCCTTCCTCGCAGCAGCAACTACCACAATCCCAACCACTCCCGCAAAACCGTTACTCTTCACCCCGGGGCTCTTCGCAACCGCCAGCCCAATCGCAGCCTCAACCACACATCCAGCCCTTCCAATCCGTCAACAAAACATCCGCGCGCGCCTCCCTCCTAGGCCTCAAGAACATGATCACTTCCCAAAAACAAGAATACGACGCGCAGTTACAGGAGGCGCGTATGGCGACTGTTACCCGGAAGAAGGACGTCTTTGATCCGCCGTCGGATAGCGAGTCGGAGGATGAGAGCGAAAGTGACAGCGATAGCGACAGCGATAGCGACAGCGACAGTGACAGTGACAGTGACAACGTGAGTGGTGCGGATGATGGGGACATTCAGTCGAGTGGGACGGTTGGGAAATTGAGGAAGGCGTTGCAGAAGAAATAG